A window from Peromyscus eremicus chromosome 1, PerEre_H2_v1, whole genome shotgun sequence encodes these proteins:
- the LOC131918783 gene encoding LOW QUALITY PROTEIN: uncharacterized protein LOC131918783 (The sequence of the model RefSeq protein was modified relative to this genomic sequence to represent the inferred CDS: deleted 2 bases in 1 codon; substituted 2 bases at 2 genomic stop codons), whose product MTVLGSEAPPPEAATVPASPLLLLQLDRLLLLLLFWGLKRVEGDMEAKESYTLEVKREARNSGSGTATEIEVPPCNSGSGTATEIEVPPCNSGSGTATEIEVPPCNSGSDLLVEEPPPYRVGSAQRSAAAGAVSAAAGAASGAEGAASAATGVASAAAREAAAAATLAAAIWPLADAKVSSSSRTSDGDKGDEMSSPIAGRLRGHREGPPTGSQAFPLREGLNQQLQYWPFSASDLYNWKQHNPPFSRDPVALTNLIESILVTHRPTWDDCQQLLQTLLTVEEKQRVFLEARKQVPGGDGRPTQLPSIIDVAFPLIRPNWDFNTPEGREHLRLYRQLLLAGLRAAARRPTNLAQVRNVIQGKEETPAAFLERLKEAYRMYTPYDPEDPGQAPGIILSFIYQSSPDIRAKLQRLEGLQVLELPDLMKEAEKVFNKRETPEEREEKRWQRQEERDRRQHREMKRILTAVVSQRQRREGDRSGERRRPPLDKDQCACCKEKGHWARECPKKPQGPRRPKPKTVDLLSLGDXGGRGQEPPPEPRITLKIGGQPVTFLVDTGAEHSVLTHTGVPLSRHSALVQGATGNKRYYWTIERKVQLASGQVTHSFLHIPECPHPLLGRDLLTKLKAQIYFDEKGPRVTGPRGDPLQILALNLEEEYHLFESEPPEKSPEELQNWLREFPHAWAETGGLGLARDQPPLMISLKASATPVSVRQYPMSREAHKGIQPHIRRLLDQGVLKPCQSPWNTPLLPVRKPGTGDYRPVQDLREVNKRVEDIHPTVPNPYNLLSTLPPTHVWYTVLDLKDAFFCLRLHLKSQLLFAFEWRDPEQGLSGQLTWTRLPQGFKNSPTLFDEALHADLAGFRVEHPTLTLLQYVDDLLLAARSQVECLEGTRALLARLGQKGYRASAKKAQICRDKVTYLGYTLTGGQRWLTEARKETILSIPPPSSPRQVREFLGTAGYCRLWIPGFAELAAPLYPLTRPGVMFQWGEEQQEAFQRIKQALLEAPALGLPDITKPFELFVDENSGYAKGVLVQKLGPWKRPVAYLSKKLDPVATGWPPCLRMVAAIAVLLKDAGKLTLGQPLTVLASHAVEALVRQLPDRWLSNARMTYYQALLLDSDRVTFGPIVSLNPATLLPLPSPSIEHDCLQILAEAHGTRPDLTDRPLKNSDVVWYTDGSSFLDGGERRAGAAVTTESEVVWASALPPGTSAQRAELIALTQALRMAEGKKLTVYTDSRYAFATAHVHGEIYRRRGLLTSAGKEIKNKKEILDLLKALFLPLQLSIVHCPGHQRDNSEIAKGNRLADLTARTVASQPTGSSQLMAIQDTPEPPPPGREPMPYSPEDHELAKKMGADWDPQRQAYMLGDRMVMPTSHTQCMLQFLHALTHLSEAKVKTLIDRENTGTILLNQNRVLRRVTSTCPACAQVNAGKTHPAKGARLRGHRPGVHWETDFTEIKPGLYGYRYLLVFVDTFSGWIEAFPTKNETANVVTKKLLEEIFPRYGMPQILGSDNGPAFVSLVSQKVAKLLGVNWKLHCAYRPQSSGQVERANRTIKETLTKLTLATGTRDWVLLLPLALYXARNTPGPHGLTPFEILYGAPPPVVKFLYPDISSFVTSPTLEAHLQALQLVQKEIWKPLAKAYREQLDKPVVPHPFQVGDSVWVRRHQTKTHQTKNLESRWKGPYTVLLTTPTALKVDGIAAWIHASHVKAAGETDPAGSRESTWTVYRSQNPLKIRLARSASSSSSS is encoded by the exons ATGACAGTGCTGGGGTCTGAAGCTCCTCCTCCTGAGGCAGCCACTGTCCCGGCCTCACCCCTGCTTTTG CTTCAACTGGACAGGCTgctattgctgctgctgttctgggGGCTGAAGCGGGTGGAGGGTGATATGGAGGCCAAGGAGAGCTACACCCTGGAGGTGAAAAGGGAG GCACGTAATTCAGGTTCAGGTACGgctacggagatcgaggttcctccgtgtAATTCAGGTTCAGGTACGGCTACGGAGATAGAGGTTCCTCCGTGTAATTCAGGTTCAGGTACGgctacggagatcgaggttcctccgtgtAATTCAGGTTCAG atctcctggtagAGGAGCCCCCTCCCTATCGGGTTGGGTCTGCTCAGCGATCCGCCGCCGCGGGGGCGGTTTCCGCCGCCGCGGGGGCGGCTTCCGGTGCCGAGGGGGCGGCTTCCGCCGCCACGGGAGTGGCTTCTGCCGCCGCGAGAGAGGCGGCAGCGGCGGCCACATTAGCGGCCGCGATCTGGCCGCTGGCAGATGCCAAGGTTTCCTCAAGCAGTAGGACCTCGGATGGAGACAAGGGAGACGAGATGTCGTCCCCCATTGCCGGCCGCCTCCGAGGCCACCGGGAGGGACCCCCTACTGGGTCCCAAGCTTTCCCACTCAGAGAAGGGCTGAACCAGCAACTTCAGTATTGGCCTTTCTCTGCGTCAGACCTTTACAATTGGAAGCAACATAACCCCCCTTTTTCTAGGGACCCCGTTGCTTTAACTAACCTAATTGAGTCCATCCTAGTGACTCACAGGCCGACATGGGACgactgtcagcagctcctgcagaccctcttaacagtagaggaaaagcagagagttttcctggaggcccggaagcaggttccGGGCGGCGACGGGAGGCCAACTCAACTCCCGAGCATCATCGATGTGGCTTTTCCCTTGATTCGCCCTAACTGGGACTTCAATAcacctgaaggtagggagcatctacgtctctatcgccagttgctcttagcgggtctccgagcggccgctagaaggcctaccaatCTGGCTCAGGTgaggaatgtgatacagggaaaggaagagacacccgctgcatttctagaaagattaaAGGAAGCTTATAGGATGTATACTCCGTATGACCcggaagatccaggtcaggctccaggtattATCCTGTCATTTATATATCAGTCTAGTCCAGACATCAGGGccaaattgcagcggttggaAGGTTTACAGGTGTTAGAGTTGCCAGACCTaatgaaggaggcagagaaagtattcaataagagagaaactcctgaagagcgtgaggaaaagagatggcagagacaagaggaaagggataggagaCAGCATAGGGAGATGAAGAGAATTCTGACCGCCGTCGTATCTCAgagacagcggagagagggagataggtcgggagaacgaaggaggccacccctagataaagatcaatgtgcttgctgcaaggagaagggacactgggcccgagaatgccccaagaagccacaaggaccccgccggcccaagcccaagaccgtggacctccttagtctgggggactaggggggtcgaggccaggagcccccccctgagcctaggataaccctcaagatcggggggcagcccgtgacctttctggttgatactggtgccgaacattcagtcctaacccataccggagtgcctcttagccggcattctgcactggtaCAGGGGGCAACcggaaacaagagatattattggactatcgagagaaaagtccaactggcttcagggcaagtaactcactcctttctgcacatacctgaatgcccccatccgctgttaggacgggacctactaaccaaattaaaagcgcaaatctattttgatgaaaAGGGACCGAGGGTCACGGGTCCTAGAGGAGACCCTCTACAAATCCTTGCcctcaatttagaggaagaataccatttgtttgagtcagaacccccggagaaatcacctgaggagctacagaactggttgagagagtttcctcacgcctgggcagagactgggggcctggggttggcacgcgatcagccaccgctgatgatctcattaaaggcctccgcgACTCCCGTTTCAGTCCGACAATACCCCATGTCACGGGAAGCTCATAAGGGAATCCAACCCCATATCCGGAGGCTCCTGGACCAAGGGGTGCTGAAGCCCTGTCAGTCCCCATGGAACACCCCTCTCTTGCCTGTTAGGAAACCAGGGACAGGGGACTACAGGCCAGTCCAGGATTTGAGAGAGGTCAATAAGCGAGTGGAGGACATACACCCCACGGTGCCTAACCCTTACAACCTCCTGAGTACCCTCCCACCGACGCACGTCTGGTACACGGTATTAGATCTGAAAGATGCTTTCTTCTGCTTGAGACTGCACCTTAAAAGCCAACTactgtttgcttttgaatggagAGACCCAGAGCAGGGACTCTCGGGACAGCTGACCTGGACCCGGCTCCCTCAAGGCTTCAAaaatagcccaaccctctttGATGAGGCCCTGCATGCAGATCTGGCCGGGTTCCGAGTCGAGCATCCAACCCTGACCTTGCTCCAGTACGTAGATGACTTACTCCTGGCAGCCAGGAGTCAGGTCGAGTGCCTAGAGGGCACTCGGGCTTTACTGGCTAGGCTTGGACAGAAGGGCTACAGAGCCTCGGCCAAAAAGGCACAAATTTGCCGAGACAAGGTTACTTACCTGGGCTACACCCTGACTGGGGGGCAGAGATGGTTGACGGAGGCAAGGAAAGAGACAATACTCTCCATTCCCCCTCCTAGTAGCCCCCGCCAAGTACGGGAATTCCTGGGTACGGCTGGGTACTGCCGCTTATGGATCCCCGGGTTCGCTGAATTGGCTGCCCCCCTATATCCCCTCACTAGACCAGGGGTAATGTTCCAATGGGGAGAGGAACAGCAGGAGGCATTCCAACGGATCAAACaggccttacttgaggccccggctctgggtctgccagatATTACCAAGCCGTTTGAACTGTTTGTAGATGAGAACTCGGGTTATGCTAAAGGGGTACTGGTGCAAAAACTGGGACCTTGGAAGAGACCTGTAGCATATTTGTCTAAGAAATTAGACCCCGTGGCCACAggatggcctccctgcctccgcatggtggcagccattgcaGTTTTACTCAAGGATGCCGGGAAACTGACCCTAGGCCAGCCCCTGACTGTACTGGCCTCCCATGCCGTGGAGGCCTTGGTCCGACAACTGCCAGACAGATGGCTTTCCAACGCCAGGATGACTTATTACCAGGCCTTACTCCTGGACTCAGACCGGGTCACGTTCGGACCCATAGTctcccttaaccctgccaccttgctgccGCTGCCTAGCCCATCTATAGAGCATGATTGCCTCCAGATTTTGGCCGAGGCACATGGCACCCGCCCTGACCTGACGGATCGGCCGCTTAAGAACTCAGACGTCGTTtggtacacagatgggagcagcttCCTGGACGGAGGAGAACGCAGGGCTGGGGCAGCTGTCACCACTGAGTCCGAAGTGGTATGGGCCTCGGCCCTCCCGCCTGGGACTTCGGCCCAGCGGGCGGAACTGATCGCCCTCACCCAGGCCCTTcggatggcagaaggtaagaagCTCACCGTGTATACAGATAGCAGATACGCCTTTGCCACTGCACATGTCCATGGTGAAATCTACCGGCGGAGAGGCCTGCTGACCTCCGCAGGTAAGGAgatcaagaacaaaaaagaaatcctgGACCTCCTGAAGGCCCTGTTTCTCCCGCTCCAGCTTAGTATCGTCCACTGCCCAGGGCACCAGAGAGACAACTCCGAAATAGCCAAGGGAAACCGGCTGGCGGATTTAACCGCCCGGACAGTGGCATCCCAGCCAACAGGGAGCAGCCAGTTAATGGCTATACAGGACACTCCGGAGCCTCCTCCGCCCGGGAGAGAGCCCATGCCATACAGCCCCGAAGACCATGagttagcaaagaaaatgggggcggactGGGACCCACAGAGGCAAGCCTACATGCTGGGGGACCGAATGGTCATGCCTACCTCCCACACCCAGTGTATGTTACAGTTCCTCCATGCCTTAACTCATTTAAGTGAAGCAAAAGTAAAGACTttgatagacagagaaaacaccggAACAATTTTGCTAAACCAAAATCGGGTACTCAGACGGGTGACTTCTACCTGCCCCGCATGTGCCCAGGTcaatgcaggtaaaacacaccCAGCCAAAGGAGCCCGTCTGAGGGGCCACCGTCCCGGTGTACACTGGGAGACGgacttcacagaaataaaacccggactctatgggtaccggtacctcctggtctttgtggacaccttttcaggatggattgaggcatttccaaccaagaatgaaacggctaacgtggtaacaaagaaactgttggaagagatcttccccaggtatgggatgcctcagaTACTGGGGTCAGACAACGGGCCGGCCTTCgtctctctggtaagtcagaaagtggccaaattattgggggttaattggaaactccattgcgcataccgcccccagagttcaggacaggtagagcgagctaataggacaattaaggagactttaactaaattaacgcttgcaactggcactagagattgggtgctcctgcttcccttggctctttattgagcccggaatactcctgggccgcatGGCCTGACtccttttgaaattttatatggggccccacctccagtcgtgaaatttctctatcctgatatctcatcttttgtcaccagccccactttagaggcacatctgcaggccctccagctggtgcagaaggagatctggaagCCCTTGGCTAAAGCCTAtcgagagcagctggacaagccggtggtcccccaccctttccaggttggggactccgtttgggtccgGCGCCACCAGACTAAGACT caccagactaagaatctagagtcgcggtggaaggggccctacactgtcttgttgaccacccccactgcactcaaggtcgatgggattgctgcatggatccacgcctctcatgtgaaggctgccggggagaccgacccagcaggatccagagaatcaacatggacagtgtaccgctcacagaaccccctaaaaataaggttggcccgcagcgcctcctcctcctcctcctcttga